One Solanum lycopersicum chromosome 4, SLM_r2.1 DNA window includes the following coding sequences:
- the LOC101253277 gene encoding succinate dehydrogenase [ubiquinone] iron-sulfur subunit 3, mitochondrial-like, which yields MSRNLILKEVVKKLRHLRKREYSRFPILEGHPIAQQHGKEAVESVEILKKLSDKDKKMKEFRIYRWNPHKPNQKPFLQSFFVHLPSCGPMVLDALQKIKGEEDSSLSYRRSCREGICGSCSMNINGVNTVACLKPIDTDTSKPTTITPLPHMFVIKDLVVDLTNFYQQYKSVEPWLKTRKPPPDGREYRQTPEDRKKLDGLYECILCACCTTSCPSYWWNPEEFLGPAALLHAYRWISDSRDEFANERLQAITEDQGRLYRCRTIKNCTACCPKSLNPANAINKMKTIHLTEKPIQDLEAEPEPRFGQA from the exons ATGTCAAGAAACTTAATCCTAAAAGAAGTGGTAAAAAAATTGAGGCATTTGAGAAAGAGGGAGTACTCTAGGTTCCCTATACTTGAAGGGCACCCAATTGCACAGCAACATGGAAAAGAAGCAGTGGAATCTGTTGAAATTctcaagaaattaagtgataaaGATAAGAAGATGAAGGAATTTAGGATTTATAGGTGGAACCCTCATAAACCTAACCAAAAACCTTTTCTTCAATCCTTCTTTGTTCATCTTCCTTCCTGTGGCCCCATG GTTCTGGATGCATTGCAAAAGATAAAGGGGGAGGAAGATTCGAGTTTGAGTTACAGAAGGTCATGTAGAGAAGGGATATGCGGATCATGCTCAATGAACATAAATGGTGTTAACACCGTCGCATGTCTCAAGCCTATAGATACAGACACTAGCAAGCCAACTACCATCACTCCTCTCCCTCACATGTTTGTTATCAAAGATTTGGTGGTTGATCTCACTAATTTTTACCAGCAGTACAA GTCTGTAGAGCCATGGTTGAAGACACGAAAACCGCCCCCAGACGGGAGAGAATACAGGCAAACACCAGAGGATAGGAAGAAGCTTGATGGTTTATACGAATGCATATTATGTGCTTGTTGCACTACTTCTTGTCCTTCTTACTGGTGGAATCCCGAGGAGTTCCTTGGACCAGCAGCCTTGCTCCATGCCTATCGATGGATCTCGGACAG tcGAGATGAATTTGCAAATGAGAGATTGCAAGCAATAACAGAGGATCAAGGGCGTTTGTACCGGTGCAGGACCATAAAAAATTGCACAGCATGTTGCCCGAAGAGCCTTAATCCTGCTAATGCCATAAACAAGATGAAGACTATTCACTTAACTGAGAAGCCAATCCAGGATCTTGAAGCTGAGCCCGAGCCTCGTTTTGGGCAAGCCTAA
- the LOC101252979 gene encoding succinate dehydrogenase [ubiquinone] iron-sulfur subunit 3, mitochondrial-like produces MSRNLIKEGITKVVGGWRKEFPILEGHPIGQQHGEEVVKSIENLKRGDDKCKEFRIYRWSPHNPNQKPYFQSFFLHLPSCGPMVLDALQKIKGEVDSSLTYRRSCREGICGSCAMNINGVNTVACLKPIDTDTSRPMTITPLPHLFVIKDLVVDLSDFYHQYKSIEPWLKTRNPPPEGKEYRQTPEERKKLDGLYECILCACCTTSCPSYWWNPEEFLGPAALINTYRWISDSRDDFANERLQAITEDERRLYRCRAIGNCTACCPKSLRPSEAISKMKTKHLTGIPVETLSNNRKTSH; encoded by the exons atgtCAAGAAATTTGATAAAAGAGGGGATAACGAAAGTAGTTGGGGGTTGGAGAAAGGAGTTTCCTATACTTGAAGGACATCCAATTGGGCAACAACATGGAGAAGAAGTTGTGAAGTCTATTGAGAACCTCAAAAGAGGTGATGATAAATGCAAGGAATTTAGAATTTATAGATGGAGTCCTCATAATCCAAACCAAAAGCCctattttcaatctttttttcttcaccttCCCTCTTGTGGCCCCATG gTTCTAGATGCATTGCAAAAGATAAAAGGAGAGGTAGATTCGAGTTTAACTTACAGGCGATCATGTAGAGAAGGGATATGTGGATCATGCGCCATGAACATAAATGGCGTTAATACAGTAGCATGTCTCAAGCCTATTGATACAGATACGAGCAGACCAATGACCATAACTCCTCTTCCTCACTTGTTTGTAATCAAAGATTTGGTCGTCGATCTCTCTGATTTCTATCACCAGTACAA GTCCATAGAGCCATGGCTAAAGACACGAAATCCTCCGCCAGAGGGGAAAGAGTATAGGCAAACACCTGAAGAGAGGAAGAAGCTTGATGGCttatatgaatgtatattaTGTGCTTGTTGCACTACTTCTTGCCCTTCTTATTGGTGGAATCCCGAGGAGTTCCTTGGCCCTGCAGCCTTGATCAATACCTATCGATGGATATCGGACAG TCGAGATGATTTCGCAAATGAGAGACTGCAGGCGATAACAGAGGACGAAAGGCGTTTATATCGATGCAGGGCCATAGGGAATTGCACAGCATGTTGCCCCAAGAGCCTTAGACCTTCTGAGGCCATAAGCAAGATGAAGACCAAGCACTTAACTGGGATACCAGTGGAGACTCTAAGCAATAATAGGAAGACTAGTCACTAA